Proteins encoded together in one Nostoc sp. PCC 7524 window:
- the hemN gene encoding oxygen-independent coproporphyrinogen III oxidase → MVFISSGVKFDLDLIQKYDTPAPRYTSYPPATQLAEGFTEKDFRNAIAASNHRKSPLSLYFHIPFCQSACYFCGCNTVISNNKNIAKPYLENLAREIAHTASLIDHGRKVLQIHWGGGTPNYLDCEQVEFLWRQITSNFNLDPQAEVSIEINPRYVDEDYIFFLREIGFNRISFGIQDFNPQVQLAVNRVQPEEMLFDVMSWIKAAKFTSVNVDLIYGLPYQSLQTFRDTVKKTIALDPDRIVVFNFAYVPWLKPAQKNIPVAALPQPQEKLEILKMTIEELTNSQYLFIGMDHFAKANDELAIAQRHRTLQRNFQGYTTHAGTDLFGFGATSISMLHDAYVQNHKHLKDYYQAVAADVLPVNKGIKLTPDDIIRRDVIMCIMSNFQLHKHEIAEKYHINFDQYFAHELNLLEPLAADGLVHLSTNHIQITDIGRLLVRNIAVVFDNHNQMQEKQFSRAI, encoded by the coding sequence ATGGTTTTTATTTCATCTGGTGTCAAATTTGATTTGGATTTGATTCAAAAGTATGACACTCCTGCACCTAGATACACGAGTTACCCACCAGCTACACAGTTAGCGGAAGGATTTACCGAGAAAGATTTTCGCAACGCGATCGCCGCCTCAAATCACAGAAAATCACCTCTGTCTTTGTATTTCCATATTCCTTTTTGTCAGAGTGCTTGTTACTTTTGCGGTTGCAATACAGTAATTTCTAACAATAAGAATATTGCCAAACCTTACTTAGAAAATTTGGCGCGAGAAATTGCACATACAGCATCATTGATTGATCACGGTAGAAAGGTACTGCAAATTCATTGGGGTGGTGGTACACCCAATTATTTAGATTGTGAGCAAGTAGAATTTTTGTGGCGACAAATTACTAGCAATTTTAACCTTGATCCACAAGCAGAAGTTTCTATTGAGATTAATCCCCGCTACGTTGATGAAGATTACATTTTCTTTCTCAGAGAAATAGGGTTTAATCGGATTAGTTTTGGTATCCAAGATTTTAACCCCCAGGTGCAATTAGCTGTTAACCGCGTCCAGCCGGAAGAAATGTTATTTGATGTCATGAGTTGGATTAAAGCGGCTAAGTTTACAAGTGTAAATGTAGACCTAATTTATGGTTTACCCTATCAAAGTTTACAAACCTTTCGCGACACGGTGAAAAAGACTATTGCCTTAGATCCTGACCGGATTGTTGTGTTTAACTTTGCCTATGTACCTTGGTTAAAACCAGCCCAAAAAAATATTCCTGTGGCAGCTTTACCGCAACCACAAGAAAAGTTAGAAATTCTCAAAATGACCATTGAAGAACTGACGAATAGCCAGTATTTATTTATTGGGATGGATCATTTTGCTAAGGCTAACGATGAGCTAGCGATCGCACAACGTCACCGCACCCTTCAGCGTAACTTCCAAGGCTATACCACCCACGCAGGTACTGACCTCTTTGGTTTTGGTGCTACATCTATCAGTATGCTGCATGATGCTTATGTCCAAAATCATAAGCATTTAAAAGATTATTACCAAGCGGTTGCAGCAGATGTTTTACCTGTGAATAAAGGAATTAAACTTACGCCCGATGATATTATCAGACGCGATGTCATCATGTGCATCATGTCTAATTTCCAACTGCACAAGCACGAAATAGCAGAAAAATATCACATCAATTTTGATCAATATTTTGCCCATGAACTAAATTTATTAGAGCCATTAGCTGCTGACGGACTTGTGCATTTATCTACTAACCACATCCAAATTACAGATATTGGTCGGTTATTGGTAAGGAATATTGCTGTTGTCTTTGATAACCATAATCAAATGCAAGAAAAACAATTCTCCCGCGCCATATAA
- a CDS encoding GlsB/YeaQ/YmgE family stress response membrane protein, protein MNIIAWVILGLLAGAIAKAIYPGHQGGGILGTMILGIIGAFIGGSLYSLFATGTLQLTATGLSIPGLLIAIIGAMIAIYLWGLISRSRSV, encoded by the coding sequence ATGAATATTATTGCGTGGGTAATCTTAGGACTATTGGCTGGTGCGATCGCTAAGGCGATTTATCCAGGACATCAAGGTGGTGGTATCCTTGGCACAATGATTTTAGGTATCATCGGCGCATTTATCGGTGGTAGTTTGTATAGCCTATTTGCAACAGGAACGTTACAACTGACGGCGACTGGTTTAAGTATTCCCGGACTGTTAATAGCCATCATTGGGGCAATGATTGCCATCTACCTATGGGGATTAATCAGCAGAAGCCGCAGCGTCTAG
- a CDS encoding manganese catalase family protein, which translates to MFFHKKEPIHTVKIDEANPRFAQLLLEQFGGATGELSAALQYWVQSFHVENAGIRDMLQDIAIEEFGHLEMVGRLIEGHTKNVDQTEAYKSTLFAVRGMGPHFLDSQGNAWTANYVNEGGDVVRDLRANIAAEAGARQTYEELIKLCPDQGTKDTLVHLLTREVSHTQMFMKALDSLGKLTDPLFGNIQPDETVDIYYNLSTNGNGHDERGPWNSEPTFKYIANPLERRS; encoded by the coding sequence ATGTTTTTCCATAAAAAAGAGCCTATTCATACAGTAAAGATTGATGAAGCTAATCCACGTTTTGCTCAGTTACTTTTAGAGCAATTCGGGGGAGCAACAGGAGAATTATCAGCAGCGTTGCAATATTGGGTACAATCATTTCACGTTGAAAATGCTGGAATTCGCGATATGTTGCAAGACATTGCCATCGAAGAATTTGGGCATTTAGAGATGGTTGGTAGACTCATCGAAGGTCACACTAAAAATGTGGATCAAACAGAGGCTTATAAAAGCACTCTCTTTGCTGTCAGAGGTATGGGGCCTCACTTTCTTGATAGTCAAGGTAATGCTTGGACAGCAAATTACGTCAATGAAGGTGGCGACGTTGTGCGAGATTTGAGAGCTAATATTGCAGCTGAAGCTGGCGCTCGTCAAACCTACGAAGAGTTAATTAAACTATGTCCCGATCAAGGAACTAAAGACACTTTAGTTCATTTGCTCACAAGAGAAGTGTCTCATACCCAAATGTTTATGAAGGCTCTAGACTCATTGGGTAAGTTAACAGATCCCTTATTTGGTAATATTCAGCCAGATGAAACTGTAGATATTTACTACAATCTGTCTACTAATGGCAATGGTCATGATGAACGTGGCCCTTGGAATTCAGAGCCTACATTCAAATACATTGCTAACCCATTGGAAAGACGTTCTTAA
- a CDS encoding DUF3891 family protein, translating to MIVNATQNGWEVIYHRAHALLAAQLAGQWRRKNSPLRIYETLAAISHHDDLEKEWEEDNLTEAGAPRDFTMSKDTSVEKLADLVSNARYRGRWVTLLISKHLSRLNEPKRGESPELNQFLDEQLHNQQRWREELGLQTEDVDAAYAFMQWCDRLSLILCQHELPADERFLEISQGPDGQRYDIMQRSDHLVTVQPWPFEDDKFTVNIEAYNLEQVKFDSNAELTQALQQAPIKVLEWTFIKS from the coding sequence GTGATTGTTAATGCAACACAAAATGGATGGGAAGTTATCTACCATCGCGCTCATGCTTTGTTAGCAGCACAATTAGCAGGACAGTGGCGACGCAAAAATTCTCCACTACGAATATATGAAACACTCGCCGCTATTTCTCATCACGATGATTTAGAAAAAGAGTGGGAGGAAGATAATCTAACTGAAGCGGGTGCGCCCAGGGACTTCACTATGAGCAAAGACACCTCAGTCGAGAAGCTGGCTGATTTGGTGAGTAATGCTCGTTATCGAGGCCGTTGGGTAACTTTATTAATTTCCAAACACCTCAGTCGTTTAAATGAACCAAAACGTGGTGAGTCTCCTGAACTAAATCAATTTCTGGATGAACAACTGCACAACCAACAGCGTTGGCGAGAGGAACTAGGCTTGCAGACAGAAGATGTAGATGCAGCCTATGCTTTTATGCAGTGGTGCGATCGCTTATCTTTGATTCTATGTCAGCATGAACTACCTGCCGATGAGAGATTTTTAGAAATTAGTCAGGGGCCTGACGGTCAACGTTATGACATCATGCAGCGTAGTGATCATTTGGTAACTGTGCAACCTTGGCCATTTGAAGATGATAAATTTACAGTCAATATTGAGGCTTATAACTTAGAGCAAGTCAAGTTCGATAGTAACGCTGAACTGACTCAAGCACTGCAACAAGCACCGATCAAAGTGCTGGAGTGGACTTTTATCAAAAGCTAG
- the purH gene encoding bifunctional phosphoribosylaminoimidazolecarboxamide formyltransferase/IMP cyclohydrolase has translation MARLALLSVSNKTGLIDLARSLVEEFEFDLISSGGTAQALKDAGIPVTKVSDYTGSPEILGGRVKTLHPRIHGGILARRDVPQDVTDLENNQIRPIDLVVVNLYPFEATIAKPGVTLAEAVENIDIGGPAMLRASSKNFAHLTVLCDPAQYDEYLQELRQNSGEASLEFRQKAALKGFLHTASYDQAIASYLSQQSQASLPQQYNLSGTELQSLRYGENPHQPAAWYQIGTTASGWAAATKLQGKELSYNNLVDLEAARRIIAEFPDTPAATIIKHTNPCGTALGNTLVEAYQKAFNADSTSAFGGIVALNQPIDAATASELTKTFLECVVAPDCDAEAQKILSKKTNVRVLTLADLSSGPKTLVKQIAGGFLVQTADDIVADTSKWQVVTDRQPTPDELAELLFAWKVCKHVKSNAIVITSDRTTLGVGAGQMNRVGSAKIALEQAGDKAKGATLASDGFFPFDDTVRTAAAAGITAIVQPGGSLRDQDSIKAANELGLVMVLTGVRHFLH, from the coding sequence ATGGCGCGTCTAGCACTGCTGAGTGTATCTAACAAAACTGGTTTGATTGACCTAGCCCGTAGCTTGGTTGAAGAATTTGAATTTGATTTAATCAGCAGTGGGGGAACAGCCCAAGCCCTTAAAGATGCGGGAATACCAGTTACCAAGGTTTCTGATTACACGGGTTCACCAGAGATTTTAGGTGGACGGGTGAAAACTCTACACCCCCGGATTCATGGCGGCATTTTGGCCCGGCGGGATGTACCTCAAGACGTGACAGATTTAGAAAATAACCAAATTCGCCCGATTGATTTGGTAGTGGTAAATCTATATCCCTTTGAGGCGACTATTGCTAAACCAGGGGTGACACTAGCAGAAGCTGTTGAAAATATTGATATTGGCGGCCCAGCAATGTTACGGGCATCATCCAAGAACTTTGCTCATTTGACGGTATTATGTGATCCGGCTCAGTATGACGAATATTTGCAGGAATTACGGCAAAATAGCGGGGAAGCATCCCTAGAATTTCGCCAAAAGGCGGCTTTAAAAGGATTTTTACATACAGCGAGTTACGATCAAGCGATCGCTTCCTACCTCAGTCAACAATCTCAAGCATCCCTACCCCAACAATACAATCTCAGTGGCACAGAATTACAATCTCTGCGTTACGGCGAAAACCCCCATCAACCTGCGGCTTGGTATCAAATCGGCACTACTGCCAGTGGCTGGGCTGCGGCGACAAAACTACAAGGTAAAGAACTCAGTTACAACAACTTAGTTGATTTAGAAGCCGCCCGTCGTATTATTGCCGAATTTCCCGATACACCAGCCGCTACCATCATCAAACATACCAATCCCTGCGGGACAGCGTTAGGTAATACCCTGGTGGAAGCTTACCAAAAGGCTTTTAATGCTGATTCTACTTCTGCTTTTGGGGGAATTGTCGCCCTCAATCAACCAATTGATGCCGCTACCGCCAGCGAACTAACTAAGACATTTTTAGAATGTGTTGTTGCACCTGATTGTGATGCCGAAGCCCAAAAAATTCTGTCCAAAAAAACCAACGTGCGGGTTTTGACTTTAGCAGATTTAAGCAGTGGCCCGAAAACTTTAGTCAAACAAATTGCTGGCGGTTTTCTGGTGCAAACTGCCGATGACATTGTTGCAGATACCAGTAAATGGCAAGTTGTCACCGACCGTCAACCCACACCCGATGAATTAGCAGAATTGCTGTTTGCTTGGAAAGTTTGCAAACACGTTAAATCTAATGCCATTGTGATCACAAGCGATCGCACTACTCTAGGTGTTGGTGCAGGTCAAATGAATCGCGTCGGTTCAGCAAAAATCGCCCTAGAACAAGCTGGCGACAAAGCTAAAGGTGCAACACTCGCCAGTGACGGCTTTTTCCCCTTTGATGATACCGTCAGAACCGCCGCCGCCGCAGGTATTACTGCTATTGTCCAACCAGGGGGCAGCTTACGTGACCAAGATTCCATCAAAGCCGCCAACGAACTGGGTTTAGTAATGGTGTTGACTGGTGTACGTCACTTTTTACACTAA